The following are encoded in a window of Algiphilus aromaticivorans DG1253 genomic DNA:
- a CDS encoding CopL family metal-binding regulatory protein codes for MSFRALLMRLFLIVALLANGPGIAGASMHMEHLRGAADAAHVTASQTVEEAMAACHGVAVIAPVTADHHHPQAADQTGTAPPLDDCCETGNCCACMHHCSAAIAGSTLADFTVRYRQTAEPFLSVRASTVLTNLFRPPIG; via the coding sequence ATGTCTTTCCGCGCACTCCTCATGCGGTTGTTCCTGATCGTTGCCTTGTTGGCCAACGGTCCGGGAATCGCTGGTGCATCCATGCACATGGAGCACCTGCGCGGCGCGGCGGACGCCGCCCATGTGACGGCGTCGCAGACAGTGGAGGAGGCTATGGCCGCCTGCCATGGTGTCGCAGTAATCGCTCCGGTGACCGCCGACCATCATCACCCACAGGCTGCTGACCAGACCGGGACAGCACCGCCATTGGACGATTGTTGTGAGACCGGCAACTGCTGTGCGTGCATGCACCATTGTTCCGCAGCCATCGCCGGGTCGACACTCGCCGACTTCACCGTCCGATACCGGCAAACTGCCGAACCGTTCCTGTCGGTGCGCGCCTCCACGGTCCTGACCAACCTCTTCCGACCTCCGATCGGCTAA
- a CDS encoding DNA-binding protein — protein sequence MARSGLYKSDVQRARDALVAQGKHPSVDAVRVALGNTGSKTTIHRYLKELEEEDGQGVGAKVAVSEALQDLVGRLAARLHEEAEAAIAAAQERFQAQLQERETALEASRQEAVALSTQLQRTETALQAETEAHAQARETLAEANTTVRQLEERVAGLTTRVAEHEAHARSLEEKHQHAREALEHYRTSVREQREQEQRRHEQQVQELQVALRQANETLTAKNHELLQLNRDAGRLLELNGRLEQDLRQAREDAAGQQQALDGLKLLAAEHTGLQTRWADDTQRLDTLRDELTVAHDALEQERTHRQQAQAEAARVSAHLEATQELLERFSPAAEPQRRKPPRTTAK from the coding sequence ATGGCGCGAAGTGGGCTCTACAAATCCGATGTGCAGCGGGCCCGTGATGCCTTGGTTGCGCAGGGCAAGCACCCCTCCGTCGATGCAGTGCGGGTGGCGCTGGGCAACACCGGCTCCAAGACCACGATTCACCGATACCTCAAGGAGCTAGAGGAAGAGGACGGCCAAGGCGTGGGCGCCAAGGTCGCGGTCAGCGAGGCGCTGCAGGATCTGGTCGGCCGGCTTGCGGCGCGCCTGCACGAGGAGGCCGAAGCCGCCATCGCCGCCGCCCAGGAACGCTTCCAGGCGCAGCTACAGGAGCGCGAGACCGCCTTGGAAGCCTCGCGGCAGGAGGCGGTCGCGTTGAGCACGCAATTGCAACGCACCGAAACTGCGTTGCAGGCCGAGACCGAGGCGCACGCGCAGGCACGGGAGACCCTCGCCGAGGCGAACACCACGGTGCGGCAGTTGGAGGAACGCGTCGCCGGGCTGACCACCCGGGTGGCCGAGCACGAGGCGCACGCCCGCTCGCTGGAGGAGAAGCACCAGCACGCACGTGAGGCGCTGGAGCACTACCGCACCTCGGTGCGGGAGCAGCGCGAGCAGGAGCAGCGTCGGCACGAGCAGCAGGTGCAGGAGTTGCAGGTCGCGCTGCGCCAGGCCAACGAGACGCTGACCGCCAAGAACCACGAACTGCTGCAGCTCAACCGCGACGCCGGGCGCCTGCTCGAGCTCAATGGACGGCTGGAACAGGACCTGCGCCAAGCCCGCGAAGACGCCGCAGGGCAGCAGCAAGCGCTGGACGGCCTGAAGCTGCTGGCCGCCGAACACACCGGGCTGCAGACCCGCTGGGCCGATGACACGCAGCGTCTGGACACGCTGCGGGACGAATTAACCGTTGCACACGACGCATTGGAGCAGGAACGCACCCATCGGCAGCAGGCCCAGGCCGAGGCCGCGCGAGTCAGCGCCCACTTGGAAGCCACGCAAGAGTTGCTCGAGCGCTTCAGCCCGGCGGCCGAGCCCCAGCGCCGCAAGCCGCCGCGCACGACGGCGAAATAA
- a CDS encoding site-specific integrase: MSTVEQYLDAATRANTERAYAGATRHFEVDWGGHLPATADQVARYLAAYAGQLALNTLKHRLAALAQWHHANGFADPTRAPVVRKVLKGIQTLHPSQEKRATPLQLTQLGQAVDWLDGAAAAAGTRGDPAGRLRHLRDRALVLLGFWRGFRGDELVRLQVQDLRLVPGEGMTCFLPHSKGDRQHTGRTYKVPALSRWCPVAATSAWVDAADLHEGPLFRAVDQWAGIATTPLHPNSLVRLLRRIFREAGLASPDDYSSHSLRRGFAGWANANGWDVKALMEYVGWRDVNSVMRYLDGADPFARQRIEASLPPIAPLRLALPAPTVAPVPTTTVEATITLTRFTPRVRGLTKAHRLIEQICLHAHQAQRLDADGTRYHLAIAAPDDAALNETIAMLLDEMHRIADNHQCFLAVALRDEAGGRHWD; the protein is encoded by the coding sequence ATGAGCACGGTCGAGCAGTACCTGGACGCGGCCACCCGCGCCAACACCGAGCGCGCGTACGCCGGCGCGACCCGTCACTTCGAGGTCGACTGGGGCGGTCATCTGCCCGCGACCGCCGATCAGGTGGCCCGCTACTTGGCCGCCTACGCCGGGCAACTCGCACTCAACACGCTCAAGCACCGGCTCGCAGCCTTGGCCCAGTGGCACCACGCAAACGGCTTTGCCGACCCGACGCGGGCCCCGGTCGTGCGCAAGGTGCTCAAGGGCATCCAGACCTTGCACCCGAGCCAGGAGAAGCGCGCCACACCGCTGCAGCTCACGCAACTGGGTCAGGCGGTGGATTGGCTCGACGGCGCCGCGGCCGCGGCCGGCACGCGCGGCGATCCGGCCGGCCGGCTCCGGCACCTGCGCGATCGCGCCCTGGTGCTGCTGGGCTTCTGGCGCGGCTTCCGCGGCGACGAACTGGTTCGCCTGCAGGTGCAGGACCTGCGCCTGGTACCCGGCGAAGGCATGACCTGCTTCCTGCCGCACAGCAAGGGCGACCGCCAGCACACCGGGCGCACCTACAAGGTGCCGGCGCTGTCGCGCTGGTGCCCGGTGGCGGCGACCTCGGCGTGGGTGGACGCGGCCGACCTGCACGAAGGGCCGCTGTTCCGCGCGGTCGACCAGTGGGCCGGAATCGCCACCACGCCGCTGCACCCCAACAGCCTGGTACGCCTGCTGCGGCGGATCTTCCGCGAGGCCGGCCTGGCCTCGCCGGACGACTACAGCAGCCACTCGCTGCGCCGGGGTTTCGCCGGCTGGGCCAACGCCAACGGCTGGGACGTGAAGGCGCTGATGGAGTACGTCGGCTGGCGCGACGTCAATTCGGTGATGCGCTACCTCGACGGCGCCGATCCGTTCGCCCGTCAGCGCATCGAAGCCAGTCTGCCGCCGATCGCGCCCCTGCGCCTGGCGCTGCCGGCGCCGACAGTCGCGCCGGTGCCGACCACGACGGTGGAGGCGACCATTACGCTGACCCGCTTCACGCCGCGCGTGCGCGGCCTGACCAAGGCCCATCGGTTGATCGAGCAGATTTGCCTGCACGCCCACCAGGCGCAGCGGCTCGACGCCGATGGCACCCGCTACCACCTGGCGATCGCCGCACCTGACGACGCGGCGCTGAACGAAACCATCGCGATGCTGCTCGACGAGATGCACCGGATCGCCGACAACCACCAGTGCTTCCTCGCCGTCGCCTTGCGCGACGAAGCGGGCGGCCGCCATTGGGACTGA
- a CDS encoding Tn3 family transposase: protein MTTLHETAYPRLKPDPTAKELQDIYTPTEAELQCVRGITTGPATRLALLLHLKLFQRLGYFTSLAEVPERIVQHVAKAVGMRRVSADKLASYDDSGSQRKHLAQLRTFLNVRPLDAGGRDWLTTVAETAAQTKHIVPDIVNVMLEELVHHRYELPAFSTLERLAIAAREQVHDTHYRQITSALTPAMRALIDDLLLTPPGSHHSGWHALKREPKRPTNKEVRHYLQHIQRLRTLAEQLPPIDVSVPKLKQFRAMARALDASELAELIPVKRYALAAIFIRSQYRKTLDDAADLFIRLIQNLENTAQQRLIVYQLEHSKRADALIGQLREILQAYQVEGTDTQRVDAIEGVLVADIGLLMAECDEHMAYAGRNYLPFLLAPYGTLRPLLFNCLEIMGLRAASQDPRMERMIGAVLALRSQRREAVDAAGLGLDVTTDLTWLSAAWRKHVLPKALVAGSPGWIHRKYFELAVLAQVKDELKSGDLYIPHGERYDDYREQLVDEATFAQELEAYGEISGIATDASDFVQGLRTELTTLADAVDARFPDNLHASVVDGRLVLRRLQGAQVTQAIAAVDSAITERLPPTSIVDVLVDTTRWLDLHVHFRPIAGTDARVDDLLRRVITTLFCYGCNLGPTQTARSVKGFSRRQISWLNLKYVTDETLDKAIVEVINLYNKFELPGYWGSGKSASADGTKWSVYEQNLLSEYHIRYGGYGGIGYYHVSDKYIALFSHFIPCGVHEAVYILDGLLANRSDIQPDTVHGDTQAQSFPVFGLAHLLGINLMPRIRNIKDLVFSRPEPGRTYENIQALFGDSIDWKLIETHLHDMLRVAISIKVGKITASTILRRLGTYSRKNKLYWAFRELGKAVRTLFLLRYIDDVEVRKTIHAATNKSEEFNGFVKWAFFGGEGIIAENVQHEQRKIVRYNQLVANLVILHNVEQMTRVLAELRQDGANISPEVLAGLSPYRTSHINRFGDYTLDLKREVAPIDFSRRILERLAS, encoded by the coding sequence ATGACGACGCTGCACGAAACCGCCTACCCGCGCCTCAAACCCGATCCCACCGCCAAAGAACTGCAGGACATCTACACGCCTACCGAGGCGGAGTTGCAGTGCGTCCGGGGCATCACCACCGGCCCGGCCACGCGGTTGGCGCTGCTGCTGCACCTGAAGCTGTTCCAGCGCCTGGGGTACTTCACGTCGTTGGCCGAGGTGCCCGAACGCATCGTGCAGCACGTTGCCAAAGCGGTGGGAATGCGCCGCGTGTCGGCCGACAAGTTGGCGAGCTATGACGACTCCGGTAGCCAGCGCAAGCACTTGGCCCAGCTGCGCACGTTCCTCAATGTCCGGCCGCTTGATGCCGGCGGGCGCGACTGGCTCACTACCGTGGCCGAAACGGCGGCGCAGACCAAGCACATCGTGCCCGACATCGTGAACGTGATGCTCGAAGAGCTGGTGCACCACCGCTACGAGTTGCCGGCATTCAGCACGCTCGAACGCCTCGCGATCGCCGCCCGCGAGCAGGTTCACGACACGCACTATCGCCAGATCACGAGCGCGCTGACGCCGGCGATGCGGGCGCTGATCGACGACCTGCTGCTGACGCCGCCGGGCAGCCACCACAGCGGCTGGCATGCGCTCAAGCGCGAGCCCAAGCGGCCGACCAACAAGGAAGTGCGCCATTACCTGCAGCACATCCAGCGGCTGCGCACCTTGGCCGAGCAATTGCCGCCGATCGATGTCTCGGTGCCAAAACTCAAGCAGTTTCGGGCGATGGCTCGCGCGCTCGATGCCAGCGAATTGGCCGAACTGATCCCGGTCAAGCGCTATGCGCTGGCCGCGATCTTCATCCGTTCGCAGTACCGTAAGACGCTCGACGATGCCGCCGACCTGTTCATCCGCCTGATCCAGAACCTGGAGAACACCGCGCAGCAGAGGCTGATCGTCTACCAGCTCGAACACAGCAAGCGGGCCGACGCGCTGATCGGCCAGCTTCGGGAGATCCTGCAGGCCTACCAGGTCGAGGGCACCGACACCCAGCGCGTGGACGCGATCGAGGGCGTGCTGGTCGCCGACATCGGCTTGCTGATGGCCGAGTGCGATGAACACATGGCTTACGCCGGTCGCAACTACCTGCCGTTCCTGCTGGCACCGTACGGGACATTGCGCCCGCTGCTGTTCAATTGCCTGGAAATCATGGGCCTGCGGGCCGCCAGCCAGGACCCGAGAATGGAGCGCATGATCGGCGCCGTACTCGCGCTGCGCAGCCAGCGTCGCGAGGCGGTCGACGCGGCTGGGCTGGGGTTGGACGTGACCACCGACCTGACCTGGCTGTCGGCCGCCTGGCGCAAGCACGTGTTGCCCAAGGCGTTGGTTGCGGGCAGCCCCGGCTGGATCCACCGCAAGTACTTCGAGCTGGCGGTGCTGGCGCAGGTCAAGGACGAACTCAAATCCGGCGACCTGTACATTCCGCACGGCGAGCGCTACGACGACTACCGCGAGCAGTTGGTCGACGAGGCGACGTTCGCGCAGGAACTGGAAGCCTACGGCGAGATATCGGGCATCGCCACCGACGCGTCCGACTTTGTGCAGGGTTTGCGCACGGAGCTGACGACATTGGCCGATGCCGTCGATGCCCGGTTCCCGGACAACCTGCACGCCAGCGTGGTCGACGGGCGGTTGGTGCTCAGGCGCCTGCAGGGCGCCCAGGTGACGCAGGCGATCGCCGCGGTGGACAGCGCGATCACCGAACGGCTGCCGCCGACCAGCATCGTCGATGTCCTGGTTGACACCACCCGCTGGCTGGACCTGCACGTGCATTTCCGGCCGATCGCCGGCACCGACGCCCGCGTGGATGACCTGCTGCGGCGGGTGATCACCACGCTGTTTTGCTACGGCTGCAACCTGGGGCCCACCCAGACCGCGCGCTCGGTCAAGGGTTTCAGCCGGCGTCAGATCTCCTGGTTGAACCTGAAGTACGTCACCGACGAGACGCTCGACAAGGCGATCGTCGAGGTGATCAACCTGTACAACAAGTTCGAGTTGCCCGGCTACTGGGGCAGCGGCAAGAGCGCCTCGGCCGACGGCACCAAGTGGAGCGTCTACGAACAGAACCTGTTGTCGGAGTACCACATCCGCTACGGCGGCTATGGCGGCATCGGCTACTACCACGTGTCGGACAAGTACATCGCGTTGTTCAGCCACTTCATCCCGTGCGGCGTGCACGAGGCGGTCTACATCCTCGACGGGCTGCTGGCCAACCGGTCCGACATCCAGCCCGATACCGTGCACGGCGACACCCAGGCGCAGAGCTTCCCGGTGTTCGGTCTGGCGCACCTGCTGGGCATCAACCTCATGCCGCGCATCCGCAACATCAAGGACCTGGTGTTCTCCCGGCCCGAGCCGGGGCGGACGTACGAGAACATCCAGGCGCTGTTCGGCGACAGCATCGACTGGAAGCTGATCGAGACCCACCTGCACGACATGCTGCGGGTCGCGATTTCCATCAAAGTGGGCAAAATCACCGCCTCGACGATCCTGCGCCGGCTCGGCACCTACAGCCGCAAGAACAAGCTGTACTGGGCATTCCGCGAGCTGGGCAAGGCCGTGCGCACGTTGTTCCTGCTGCGCTACATCGACGATGTCGAAGTGCGCAAAACCATCCACGCCGCCACCAACAAGAGCGAGGAGTTCAACGGCTTCGTCAAGTGGGCGTTCTTCGGCGGCGAAGGCATCATCGCCGAGAATGTCCAGCACGAGCAGCGCAAGATCGTGCGTTACAACCAACTGGTGGCCAACCTGGTCATCTTGCACAACGTGGAGCAGATGACCCGGGTGCTGGCGGAGCTGCGGCAAGATGGCGCCAACATCAGCCCGGAAGTGCTGGCCGGGTTGTCGCCGTACCGGACCAGCCACATCAACCGGTTCGGCGACTACACGCTGGACCTCAAGCGCGAGGTCGCGCCGATCGACTTCTCTCGGCGGATTCTGGAGCGCTTGGCCAGTTAG
- a CDS encoding DUF6904 family protein: MLSYQLLKNHAGLLLVGDYTSLRWLHEVVHDVNERSPLIKDDESPFLGLAYDARKAYQSEREILPAPQGYEEMGTRYGVQILWPVLLVQHRMLRVSLGYLDHAKRHQAITYALEAVIEEGLREDFGSQGQSVIELWQRLDPVDPATFDRLDSRTAIFCSWSKAERRRRFAPLLASFDRMYESIYAFRAGRGEHGLLSPEELAQWENKEWPDPRW; encoded by the coding sequence ATGCTCTCGTATCAACTGCTCAAGAACCACGCCGGCCTGCTGCTGGTGGGGGATTACACGTCGCTGAGGTGGCTCCATGAGGTTGTCCACGATGTCAATGAACGTTCGCCGCTGATCAAGGACGACGAAAGTCCATTTCTGGGCTTGGCTTACGACGCGCGTAAGGCCTACCAGTCGGAGCGGGAAATCCTGCCTGCACCTCAAGGCTACGAGGAGATGGGGACGCGATACGGCGTGCAGATCCTGTGGCCGGTGCTGCTGGTACAGCACCGCATGCTGCGAGTGTCGCTTGGATACCTCGACCACGCCAAGCGGCACCAGGCGATCACCTATGCGCTGGAGGCCGTCATCGAGGAGGGATTACGGGAGGACTTCGGCTCCCAAGGGCAGTCCGTAATCGAACTGTGGCAGCGGTTGGATCCCGTCGATCCGGCAACGTTCGACCGGCTGGACAGTCGCACGGCGATCTTCTGCTCGTGGAGCAAGGCTGAGCGCCGGCGCCGGTTCGCGCCATTGCTGGCCAGCTTCGATCGCATGTACGAGTCCATCTATGCATTCCGAGCCGGCCGCGGGGAGCACGGGCTGCTCAGCCCAGAGGAACTGGCGCAGTGGGAGAACAAGGAGTGGCCGGATCCCCGCTGGTAG
- a CDS encoding c-type cytochrome, translating to METGKPIYQARCSDCHGDAGEGSVAAPALAGNRTVTASNPTNLAKIIRQGGFPPSTHDNPRPFGMPPFQNLTDREVAALITYIRASWGNEAAPVSAANLR from the coding sequence ATGGAAACCGGAAAGCCGATTTACCAGGCGCGTTGTAGTGACTGTCACGGCGATGCCGGTGAGGGTTCCGTGGCAGCGCCCGCGCTGGCCGGCAATCGCACGGTTACGGCCTCGAACCCGACAAATCTGGCGAAGATCATTCGGCAGGGGGGCTTTCCGCCAAGCACGCACGACAACCCCAGGCCTTTCGGCATGCCCCCGTTTCAGAACCTCACGGACCGAGAGGTTGCCGCGCTGATCACCTACATCCGCGCCAGCTGGGGCAATGAGGCGGCGCCGGTCTCCGCGGCCAATCTCCGATAA
- a CDS encoding PilZ domain-containing protein, protein MSDKKGQTPSQPGLLTLNIPDREALYAAYMPFIRHGGLFVPTTAEFALGDEVLLLLTFEKQRYSISGKVAWINPKGAQNRRRQGVGVQFSAEAAEVQRQFDAALAGMMGTERPTETM, encoded by the coding sequence ATGAGTGATAAGAAAGGCCAGACCCCCAGTCAGCCGGGACTGCTGACCCTCAATATCCCGGATCGCGAGGCTCTCTACGCGGCCTATATGCCATTCATACGCCACGGCGGCCTCTTCGTGCCGACGACGGCGGAATTCGCGCTCGGCGACGAAGTCCTGCTGCTGCTGACTTTCGAGAAGCAGCGCTATTCGATCAGCGGTAAGGTCGCGTGGATCAACCCCAAGGGCGCGCAGAACCGCCGGCGACAAGGTGTGGGGGTGCAGTTCAGCGCCGAGGCGGCCGAAGTCCAGCGTCAATTCGACGCCGCGCTGGCCGGCATGATGGGCACCGAACGGCCGACCGAGACGATGTAG
- a CDS encoding DNA polymerase III subunit delta' produces MAEEDSKKAMELPPPPLEPLPWHAEALSSMQAEVRADRLPQTMLLCAPTGTGLTHFADVFTAWLLCDRKTEEARACGHCRGCRQWLSRGHPDAMALLAQGAGQEITVDAVREVIDSLSLARHYAGHRVVRLHPAETLNRNAANALLKTLEEPAVGTIFLLLSEQPRSLPPTVRSRAQIRQLPMPDEASARQWLQEQGCADTETALLQFPGQPLNALAQQNSDNGKLYEQVINDAVKNPSQLTDYAKKVSENRDAALAFLNWLATRQWQRARESIQPASAAGGDTVAGSADSAVAGYRLALDARAAIKSYTQPQLAIESLLVSWRGLHVQSRAATFKQASTHE; encoded by the coding sequence ATGGCTGAAGAAGACAGCAAGAAGGCCATGGAGCTACCACCACCGCCACTCGAGCCCTTGCCGTGGCACGCGGAGGCGCTGAGCAGCATGCAGGCCGAAGTACGCGCTGATCGTCTGCCGCAGACGATGCTGCTCTGCGCGCCCACCGGCACCGGTCTGACGCATTTCGCTGATGTCTTCACGGCCTGGCTTCTCTGCGACCGGAAGACGGAAGAAGCACGCGCCTGCGGCCACTGCCGCGGCTGCCGGCAATGGCTCAGCCGAGGGCATCCGGATGCCATGGCGCTGCTCGCACAGGGGGCCGGCCAGGAAATCACGGTGGACGCCGTGCGCGAAGTCATCGATAGCCTGTCGCTGGCCCGGCATTACGCCGGTCATCGCGTCGTGCGTCTGCATCCGGCCGAAACGCTCAACCGCAACGCCGCCAATGCCCTGCTCAAGACGCTGGAAGAGCCCGCCGTGGGGACGATCTTCCTGCTGCTCAGCGAGCAGCCGAGGAGCTTGCCACCAACCGTACGCAGCCGCGCCCAGATCCGCCAGTTGCCCATGCCGGACGAAGCCAGTGCCCGGCAGTGGCTGCAAGAACAGGGGTGCGCAGACACCGAGACCGCGCTCCTGCAGTTTCCCGGCCAGCCGCTCAATGCCCTGGCACAACAGAACAGCGACAACGGCAAGCTCTATGAGCAAGTCATCAATGATGCCGTGAAGAATCCGTCTCAACTAACGGATTATGCGAAGAAAGTTTCAGAAAACCGCGACGCGGCGCTGGCTTTCCTCAACTGGCTCGCAACGCGACAATGGCAGCGCGCGCGCGAAAGCATCCAGCCAGCGTCAGCGGCGGGGGGCGACACCGTGGCCGGCAGCGCGGACAGCGCCGTAGCGGGTTATCGCCTGGCACTGGACGCGCGTGCGGCGATCAAGAGCTACACCCAGCCGCAGCTGGCCATCGAGTCGTTGCTCGTGTCCTGGCGCGGTCTGCATGTACAGTCACGAGCAGCCACATTCAAGCAGGCGAGCACGCATGAGTGA
- the tmk gene encoding dTMP kinase, with protein MSTPRGRFIVLEGGEGAGKSTQLPRITQWLEQRGRRVLSTREPGGPPEAERVRELLLDSPAGSIDPMAEALLVFAARSLHLNQRVLPALQDGIDVVSDRFVDASYAYQGGGRGVTNDRLTALEDWVCADLRPDLVLIFDIDPGAGRARAAARSEADRFEQEDLAFATRVRQRYLERAQQEPARYAVLDAARDPDALWAQIVRILEERLDG; from the coding sequence ATGAGCACCCCACGCGGTCGTTTCATCGTGCTCGAAGGCGGGGAGGGGGCGGGCAAATCCACCCAGCTTCCTCGAATCACGCAATGGTTGGAGCAGCGTGGCCGTCGCGTGCTGAGTACGCGCGAGCCCGGCGGCCCTCCCGAGGCCGAGCGCGTCCGCGAGCTGCTGCTGGATTCGCCCGCCGGCAGCATCGATCCAATGGCGGAAGCACTGCTCGTCTTCGCCGCTCGAAGCCTGCATCTGAACCAGCGCGTCCTGCCGGCGCTGCAAGACGGCATTGATGTCGTCAGCGACCGCTTCGTCGACGCCAGCTATGCCTACCAGGGCGGTGGGCGCGGCGTGACGAATGACCGACTGACGGCGCTGGAGGATTGGGTCTGCGCTGATCTGAGACCCGACCTGGTGCTCATCTTCGACATTGATCCTGGGGCAGGGCGAGCACGCGCGGCGGCGCGCTCGGAAGCCGACCGCTTCGAACAGGAAGACCTGGCCTTCGCCACGCGCGTGCGACAGCGCTATCTGGAACGCGCGCAACAGGAACCCGCACGCTACGCCGTGCTCGACGCGGCCCGCGATCCCGACGCATTGTGGGCGCAGATCGTGCGGATTCTGGAGGAGCGCCTGGATGGCTGA
- the mltG gene encoding endolytic transglycosylase MltG, protein MRALKLLFVLALLCVGAIATDGWRALNQSITPPQLPATFELERGQSWQAFVRRMRDQGWLEHSRDAFYLRAWGRLDGQARRIHSGEYRLDEAVTLSELMDMLVAGRVVQYDITFIEGWRLSEALEALRRHEAVRHTLPESAGEADAALRDALEIDAESAEGWFLPETYRFPRGTADLSILKRAHAAMQRALSDAWDARRDDLPIDSPAELLTLASIVEKETGAVAERARVAGVFKRRLDRGMRLQTDPTVLYGRDPERSGRLRRVDLVTDTPYNTYTRGGLPPTPICLPGRAALNATAQPAEGTALYFVSRNDGTHVFSDTLIEHNRAVDRYQRGGGQ, encoded by the coding sequence ATGCGCGCCCTGAAGTTGCTGTTCGTCCTAGCCCTGCTGTGCGTTGGCGCGATTGCCACGGATGGCTGGCGCGCCCTGAACCAGTCGATCACGCCGCCGCAGCTGCCAGCGACCTTCGAGCTGGAGCGCGGGCAGAGCTGGCAAGCCTTCGTGCGGCGCATGCGGGATCAAGGCTGGCTGGAGCACTCGCGCGACGCGTTTTATCTGCGCGCGTGGGGACGCCTCGACGGTCAGGCACGCCGAATCCACTCCGGCGAATATCGCCTCGATGAAGCAGTGACGCTCTCCGAGCTCATGGACATGCTCGTCGCGGGCCGCGTCGTACAGTACGACATCACTTTCATCGAAGGCTGGCGTCTCAGCGAAGCCCTGGAAGCGCTGCGCCGCCACGAAGCCGTGCGCCACACGTTGCCGGAGTCGGCTGGCGAGGCCGACGCCGCACTACGCGATGCCCTCGAAATCGACGCGGAGTCAGCGGAGGGCTGGTTCCTGCCGGAGACCTATCGTTTCCCGCGCGGCACTGCGGATCTGTCGATCCTGAAGCGCGCCCACGCGGCCATGCAGCGCGCTCTGTCCGATGCCTGGGATGCGCGTCGCGACGACCTGCCCATCGATTCGCCCGCCGAACTGCTGACACTGGCCTCCATCGTCGAAAAGGAGACCGGCGCCGTCGCTGAGCGCGCGCGCGTGGCGGGTGTCTTTAAGCGCCGCCTGGACCGCGGCATGCGGCTGCAAACCGATCCCACTGTCCTGTACGGCCGTGACCCCGAGCGCAGCGGTCGTCTGCGTCGTGTTGATCTCGTCACCGATACGCCTTACAACACCTACACGCGTGGTGGCCTGCCGCCAACGCCCATCTGCCTGCCGGGGCGCGCGGCGCTCAATGCCACGGCCCAGCCGGCCGAAGGCACCGCCTTGTACTTCGTCTCGCGCAACGACGGCACCCACGTCTTCTCCGACACGCTGATCGAGCACAACCGCGCGGTCGACCGCTATCAGCGCGGGGGCGGCCAATGA
- the pabC gene encoding aminodeoxychorismate lyase, translating into MSLLGAWLDGAPATSLPLTLRAAQYGDGVFRTLRRDGGQVALREQHIARLCADAAAIGIPLRKEAVEQALAEPALPADAALKICAWRGGVGRGYRPEPETTPHLAVYAHALPDYPAEHWKRGVDVVRLAATLSRNPRMAGIKHCNRLDQVLAAEELAATGADEGLCGDGDGHFVCGTRSNVFAHVDGVLHTPPIVDCGVRGVMRERLCELAEGQGIVLRESALGENLLTRADALLLSNSLIGIWPVARLDGTTLPGSARLAAALLRALGPPFSQEIEPACAP; encoded by the coding sequence ATGAGCCTGCTCGGCGCCTGGTTGGACGGCGCGCCGGCTACGTCGTTGCCACTGACGCTGCGCGCCGCGCAGTACGGCGACGGCGTCTTCCGGACCCTGCGCCGGGACGGCGGCCAAGTCGCGCTGCGCGAGCAGCATATCGCGCGGCTATGCGCCGACGCCGCGGCCATCGGCATTCCGCTGCGCAAGGAAGCCGTCGAGCAGGCGCTGGCCGAGCCCGCACTGCCAGCCGATGCCGCACTCAAGATCTGCGCGTGGCGTGGCGGCGTCGGTCGCGGTTATCGGCCGGAACCGGAAACCACACCGCATCTGGCTGTCTACGCGCACGCGCTGCCCGACTATCCGGCGGAGCACTGGAAGCGGGGCGTCGACGTCGTGCGGCTGGCCGCCACGCTTTCGCGCAATCCCCGTATGGCCGGAATCAAGCACTGCAATCGTCTGGATCAGGTTCTGGCTGCCGAGGAGCTGGCGGCCACAGGCGCCGATGAAGGGCTGTGCGGCGATGGTGACGGCCACTTCGTCTGCGGCACGCGCAGCAATGTCTTCGCGCACGTCGACGGTGTGCTGCACACGCCGCCGATCGTCGATTGCGGCGTTCGGGGTGTGATGCGCGAGCGGCTCTGCGAGCTGGCCGAAGGGCAGGGGATCGTCCTTCGGGAATCCGCCCTCGGCGAGAACTTGCTGACCCGCGCAGATGCTTTGCTGCTGAGCAACAGCCTGATCGGTATCTGGCCGGTGGCGCGACTCGATGGCACGACACTACCTGGCAGCGCTAGGCTTGCCGCTGCGCTTCTGCGAGCGCTCGGCCCCCCGTTTTCCCAGGAGATTGAACCGGCATGCGCGCCCTGA